The segment CATGTTTTCACAGCCTGCCAGCACCCCGACCACGTTCAGCGGCAGATTCAGTTCCGCCACCATGCGCATCACGCCATAGACCGACGCAGCGCCGCACATGTCGTACTTCATCTCGTCCATCGCTTCCGCCGGTTTGATCGAGATACCGCCGGAATCGAAGGTCAGGCCTTTACCGACCAGCACGATCGGGCGTTCGTCTGCGTTGCTGCTGCCTTTGTATTCAATCACCGACATCAGTGACTCATTCTGCGAACCCGCTCCGACGGCGAGATAGGCGTTCATCCCCAGCTCTTTCATCTGCTGTTCGCCGATGACGCGGGTGGTGACATTTTTGCTGAACGCATCCGCCAGTTGGCGTGCCTGCGACGCCAGATACGCGGCGTTACAAATATTTGGCGGCATGTTGCTGAGGTCTTTGGCCGCTTTAACGCCAGAGGCTACTGCCAGACCATGCTGAATTGCGCGTTCACCGCTGGTCAGTTCACGACGTGTCGGCACGTTGAACACCAGTTTACGCAGCGGGCGGCGTGGCTCGACTTTGTTACTTTTCAGTTGATCAAAGTTGTAGAGCGCCTCTTTGGAGGTCTCCACCGCCTGGCGTACTTTCCAGTAGGTATTGCGGCCTTTGACGTGCAGTTCAGTCAGGAAGCATACCGCTTCCATTGAACCGGTATCATTCAGCGTGTTGATGGTCTTTTGAATTACCTGCTTGTACTGGCGCTCATCCAGTTCGCGTTCTTTGCCGCAGCCGATCAGCAGGATGCGCTCGGAAAGGATATTCGGCACATGGTGCAGCAGCAGTGTCTGGCCCACTTTACCCTCAAGCTCACCGCGGCGCAGCAGGGCGCTGATGTAACCGTCGCTGATCTTATCGAGCTGTTCGGCAATCGGTGAAAGACGACGCGGTTCGAAAACGCCAACCACAATGCAGGCGCTGCGTTGTTTTTCCGGGCTACCGCTTTTTACACTGAACTCCATGCACTCTCCTGAATCTTAAAGACAACGGCCTAAGCTGTCGTTAGAATGTAGCGCGCTCGTAACGCATTAAATTTGTTGCGACGCCATGACATTTAAACGCCGGCGGTCATAATGAGTTAGGGTGGCAATGTGTTGTTTTTTCACCACCCGGACGCGTTTGTCATACTATTTTAGCTGCGATGACGGCCATTGATGAAGAAAAATGGCTGATAAGCGTTGAAACTAGCGATTTTCCTGCAAAAAGACAAGTTATCACAGGCGTACTAAGCGTGATCATCATTAGATATCTGGTTCGGGAAACGCTCAAAAGCCAGCTGGCTATCCTGTTCATCCTGCTACTGATCTTCTTTTGTCAGAAGTTAGTGAGGATCCTGGGTGCCGCGGTGGATGGCGAGATCCCAACAAACCTGGTTCTGACATTGTTAGGACTTGGCGTGCCTGAAATGGCACAACTTATCCTGCCCCTAAGCCTGTTTCTGGCGATTTTAATGACCCTTGGGCGGCTGTACACCGAAAGTGAAATCACGGTGATGCATGCCTGTGGCCTGGGGAAAAGCGTGCTGGTTAAATCAGCGATGATCCTGATGCTGCTCACCTCGATGGTGGCGGCGATTAACGTGATATGGCTGGGCCCCTGGTCTTCACGTTATCAGGATGAAGTGACGCAGAATGCCAAAGCCAACCCCGGCGCGGCCGCGTTGGCGGCAGGGCAATTCCAGACCTCCAGCGACGGTAACGCGGTGTTGTTCGTTGAAAACGTGCGGGGTAACACCTTCGGCAACGTCTTCCTCGCCCAGTTGCGTCCAAAGGGGAATGCGCGACCTTCAGTGGTGCTGGCAGATAGCGGGCATATGGAGCAACGCCCGGACGGGTCACAAATTGTGACGCTGGATAAAGGCACGCGTTTTGAAGGGACCGCAATGTTGCGTGATTTCCGTATCACCGACTTTGTGAATTACCAGGCGCTGATTGGCTACAAACAGGCGGTGCTGGATCCCAACGATGCTGAGCAGGCGGATATGCGCACGCTGTGGCAAAGCAAAGATCCTACCTTCACTGCCGAGCTGAACTGGCGTCTGACGCTGGTGTTCTCAGTATTGGTGATGGCGTTGATGGTGGTGCCGCTTAGCGTGGTGAACCCGCGTCAGGGCCGTGTCCTGTCGATGTTACCGGCGATGTTGCTGTATCTGATCTTCTTCCTGCTGCAAAGCTCGCTGAAATCAAACTCGGCGAAAGGGAAATTCGATCCAACCATCTGGATGTGGGTGGTGAACTTCGGTTACCTGGCACTGGCCGTCGGCCTGAACCTGTGGGATACGGTGCCGATGCGCCGCATCCGCGCCCGTTTTAGCCGTGGAGGGTCAGTGTGATGTTTAAGGTACTTGACCGGTATATCGGCAAAACCATTTTTAACACCATCATGATGACGCTGTTCATGCTGGTGTCGCTGTCGGGCATCATCAAGTTTGTCGATCAGCTACGTAAAACCGGGCAGGGCATGTATACCGCGCTGGATGCTGGGTACTACACCCTGCTCAGTGTGCCGAAAGATATTGAGATCTTCTTTCCGATGGCGGCGTTGCTCGGGGCGTTGTTAGGTCTTGGCAATCTGGCGCAACGCAGCGAACTGGTGGTGATGCAGGCATCGGGTTTCACCCGGATGCAGGTAGCACTGGCGGTGATGAAAACCGCAATTCCGCTGGTGTTGCTGACCATGGCGATTGGTGAGTTTGTTGCGCCGCAGGGTGAGCAGATGGCACGAAACTACCGTGCGCAGCAGTTGTACGGCGGTGCACTGGTGTCGACGCAGAATGGTTTGTGGGCGAAAGACGGTAGCAGTTTCATCTATATCGAACGTATCAAGGGCGATAACCAGATTGATGGCGTCAGCATCTACAACTTCAACGATCAACGTCGCCTGTTGAGCGTTCGTTATGCAGCGACTGCCACCTGGGATAAAACGAAGAAACTTTGGGTGCTGTCCCAGGTGGATGAGTCGGACCTGAAAGATGCGAAGCAGATTACCGGTTCACAAAGCCTGAGCGGTGAATGGAAGACCAACCTGACGCCAGACAAGCTGGGTGTGGTTGCGCTGGACCCGGACGCGCTGTCGATTCGCGGGCTTTACAACTACAGCAAGTACCTCAAACAAAGTGGACAAGAGGCGGGACGTTATCAGCTCAACATGTGGAGCAAAATCTTCCAGCCGCTCTCGGTGGCGGTGATGATGCTGATGGCGTTGTCGTTTATCTTTGGACCGTTGCGTAGCGTGTCGATGGGGGTACGTGTCGTAACCGGCATCAGCTTTGGTTTCCTGTTCTACGTGCTGGATCAGATTTTCGGTCCGTTGAGTCTGGTGTATGGTATCCCACCGATTCTCGGGGCGATTCTGCCGAGCGCGGCGTTCTTCGCCATCAGCCTGTTTTTGATGTTGAAACGTCGTTAAGCACCATCCCCGTAGCGGCGCGATAAATCGCGCCGCTACGGGAGCGTCAAATATCTCATCAACATTGGCAACTGCGACAACAAATACAGCACCAGACCAATCGAACCGCCCACCAGCGTGCCGTTGATACGAATAAACTGTAAATCACGGCCAATATTCAGCTCAATCTGCTGCGACATTTCGCGCGCATCCCAGCTTTTAACCGTGTCACTGATGTGGCGTGTCAGAAACTGGGCAAACTCCGGTGCGACGCTACGTGCGGCATCTTCCAGATGCTGATTCATTGAGGTGCGCAGCGCCTGGTCAGCGGCAAGCGTTTCACCCAACCACAACGCAGCCAGTCGAACGCGTTCCTGCACACGCGAGTTGTCGCTGCGCAAATCCTCCTTCAGCCAGCCGCGTAAATCCTGCCACAGTTCACCAATGTAGCGATTCAGCGACTCATCTTCCTTCAGCCAGCTTTTGATCACCTCAGCGCGTTCGGCCATCTCAGGATCGTTTTTCAGCTTCACAATCAGCCGCTCCACCGCGCGGTTAAAACCGAGGCGAAATTCGTGGCCCTGATCAAGCGCCACCTCATCCAAAATCGAATCGACGGCGTTAGCCACCAGCTCGGCGCTGTGCTCGCCCAACCACTCGGTGGGTAACACTTTGGCCTTGATTGGATGCTCGCGTTTCAGCCAGCGCACAATCTGCATGGCGATAAACTCCCGCGTGCCGGGCTTGTGCAGGATACGCAGCAGTTGCTGCACCGCCGCATCCAGCAGCTCCTGATGGCGGTTGTTTTTGGTCAGGCTTTCCAGCAGCAGCGCGCTGGATTGGGTGAGGTCAACCTTGTCGAGCGCGCGATGTACCGCCCGACGCAGAAACTGCTGAATACGCGCATCGTCGGTAAGGTCGAGAAAGCCGCGCATCACCTGCAACAGATGGCGGCCAATGCGATCGGCATTACCGGGCGCATTCAGCCACTGCGCCAGCATCTGCGAAGGGTCGTGACGACGAATCAGGGCCAGCAGCGAATCGGTATCGAGGAATTTTTCCTGCACAAAGCGGCCAAGGTTTTCGCCGATGCGATCCTTATTACGCGGGATGATCGCGGTGTGACGTGAAATAAAGGGCACCGGCACGCGGCGAAACAGCGCCACCACCGCGAACCAGTCGGCCAGCGCACCGACCATCGCCGCTTCGGCAATGGCTTTAACGCCACTGACCCAAAAGTTGGGCGGCAGAAACAGCGTAATGACAAAAATCGCGGCGGCAATCAGCAGCAGCGACAGCGCCAGACGTTTGCTCCGTTTCAGTTGTTGATGTTTATCCATTAACTGCTCCTTAACGACGACGCCCTCCCAACAGGCTACCCAACA is part of the Pantoea phytobeneficialis genome and harbors:
- a CDS encoding DUF445 domain-containing protein; translated protein: MDKHQQLKRSKRLALSLLLIAAAIFVITLFLPPNFWVSGVKAIAEAAMVGALADWFAVVALFRRVPVPFISRHTAIIPRNKDRIGENLGRFVQEKFLDTDSLLALIRRHDPSQMLAQWLNAPGNADRIGRHLLQVMRGFLDLTDDARIQQFLRRAVHRALDKVDLTQSSALLLESLTKNNRHQELLDAAVQQLLRILHKPGTREFIAMQIVRWLKREHPIKAKVLPTEWLGEHSAELVANAVDSILDEVALDQGHEFRLGFNRAVERLIVKLKNDPEMAERAEVIKSWLKEDESLNRYIGELWQDLRGWLKEDLRSDNSRVQERVRLAALWLGETLAADQALRTSMNQHLEDAARSVAPEFAQFLTRHISDTVKSWDAREMSQQIELNIGRDLQFIRINGTLVGGSIGLVLYLLSQLPMLMRYLTLP
- the lptF gene encoding LPS export ABC transporter permease LptF, translating into MIIIRYLVRETLKSQLAILFILLLIFFCQKLVRILGAAVDGEIPTNLVLTLLGLGVPEMAQLILPLSLFLAILMTLGRLYTESEITVMHACGLGKSVLVKSAMILMLLTSMVAAINVIWLGPWSSRYQDEVTQNAKANPGAAALAAGQFQTSSDGNAVLFVENVRGNTFGNVFLAQLRPKGNARPSVVLADSGHMEQRPDGSQIVTLDKGTRFEGTAMLRDFRITDFVNYQALIGYKQAVLDPNDAEQADMRTLWQSKDPTFTAELNWRLTLVFSVLVMALMVVPLSVVNPRQGRVLSMLPAMLLYLIFFLLQSSLKSNSAKGKFDPTIWMWVVNFGYLALAVGLNLWDTVPMRRIRARFSRGGSV
- the lptG gene encoding LPS export ABC transporter permease LptG codes for the protein MFKVLDRYIGKTIFNTIMMTLFMLVSLSGIIKFVDQLRKTGQGMYTALDAGYYTLLSVPKDIEIFFPMAALLGALLGLGNLAQRSELVVMQASGFTRMQVALAVMKTAIPLVLLTMAIGEFVAPQGEQMARNYRAQQLYGGALVSTQNGLWAKDGSSFIYIERIKGDNQIDGVSIYNFNDQRRLLSVRYAATATWDKTKKLWVLSQVDESDLKDAKQITGSQSLSGEWKTNLTPDKLGVVALDPDALSIRGLYNYSKYLKQSGQEAGRYQLNMWSKIFQPLSVAVMMLMALSFIFGPLRSVSMGVRVVTGISFGFLFYVLDQIFGPLSLVYGIPPILGAILPSAAFFAISLFLMLKRR
- the pepA gene encoding leucyl aminopeptidase, producing MEFSVKSGSPEKQRSACIVVGVFEPRRLSPIAEQLDKISDGYISALLRRGELEGKVGQTLLLHHVPNILSERILLIGCGKERELDERQYKQVIQKTINTLNDTGSMEAVCFLTELHVKGRNTYWKVRQAVETSKEALYNFDQLKSNKVEPRRPLRKLVFNVPTRRELTSGERAIQHGLAVASGVKAAKDLSNMPPNICNAAYLASQARQLADAFSKNVTTRVIGEQQMKELGMNAYLAVGAGSQNESLMSVIEYKGSSNADERPIVLVGKGLTFDSGGISIKPAEAMDEMKYDMCGAASVYGVMRMVAELNLPLNVVGVLAGCENMPDGRSMRPGDVLTTMSGQTVEVLNTDAEGRLVLCDALTYVERFDPEVVIDVATLTGACVIALGHHVSGLLSNHNPLAHELISASEQSGDRAWRLPMADEYQEQLESNFADMANIGGRPGGAITAACFLARFARKFNWAHLDIAGTAWRSGKAKGATGRPVPLLSQFLLNRAGLNGDD